A genome region from Panicum virgatum strain AP13 chromosome 4K, P.virgatum_v5, whole genome shotgun sequence includes the following:
- the LOC120703284 gene encoding disease resistance protein RGA2-like, translating into MEKDLHLLNFLEPPSEIKVLRISGYRGLQLPNWMMKMDMVNLSNPPRFSHLTKLVLENLPNLVELLTTTTGLANGDEEDEVKYYFPHLSILEISDCPNLNVKPYFSPSLRSLTLEGSNEQLMFFHPHHAHADESSSCSCIVDVRCPELTALKLRRVVGSSSGWEVLQQLTCLRSLEISGCNDLRQLPESMRGLTNLRRLQLQHCNNLCMMPEWLGELQSLEALFIQCLPSMSFLPDSIQHLTSLQSLTISHCNAFHQLPEQLGELCSLSELQILSLPALTYLPDSMQRLTSLRLLNLYHCNALTQLPEWLGELSALRQFWIQDCPGLTSLPHSMRRLTTLEALMIRSCPELVRRCKEGVGEDWHLVSHIPDLDLQ; encoded by the coding sequence ATGGAGAAGGACCTGCATTTGCTCAACTTTCTTGAACCACCTTCAGAAATTAAGGTGCTGAGAATTAGCGGTTATCGGGGTTTGCAGTTGCCAAATTGGATGATGAAAATGGATATGGTAAATCTGAGCAACCCACCTCGATTCTCCCATCTGACTAAGCTAGTGCTGGAAAACCTACCGAACTTGGTGGAGTTGCTTACTACCACAACCGGTTTAGCAAATGGggatgaagaagatgaagtaAAATACTATTTCCCTCACCTTTCTATTCTGGAAATAAGTGATTGCCCGAACTTGAATGTGAAGCCATACTTTTCACCGTCTTTGCGGAGTTTAACATTGGAAGGAAGCAATGAGCAGTTGATGTTCTTCCATCCGCATCATGCTCATGCCGATGAGTCTTCCTCTTGCTCCTGTATTGTGGATGTGAGGTGTCCTGAGCTCACGGCACTAAAACTTCGTCGAGTGGTAGGATCATCATCTGGTTGGGAGGTGCTGCAGCAACTCACTTGTCTTCGTAGTTTGGAAATCTCTGGGTGCAACGACCTGAGGCAATTGCCTGAGAGCATGCGGGGCCTCACCAACCTCCGTAGACTGCAGCTGCAACATTGCAATAATCTTTGCATGATGCCAGAGTGGCTTGGGGAACTGCAGTCTCTGGAGGCTTTGTTTATTCAGTGTCTCCCATCAATGTCCTTCCTCCCTGACTCAATACAGCACCTCACATCCCTCCAAAGCCTCACGATAAGTCACTGCAATGCCTTCCACCAGCTGCCTGAGCAACTCGGGGAACTCTGCTCTCTCAGTGAACTTCAAATATTGAGCTTACCTGCCCTGACTTACCTTCCCGACAGCATGCAGCGCCTCACCTCACTTCGACTTCTCAACTTGTATCATTGTAATGCGTTGACCCAGCTTCCAGAGTGGCTAGGTGAACTCTCCGCACTTCGACAATTCTGGATCCAGGACTGCCCTGGCCTTACATCCTTGCCCCACTCCATGCGACGCCTTACCACACTAGAGGCATTGATGATAAGAAGCTGTCCCGAGCTGGTTAGGCGTTGCAAGGAAGGAGTGGGTGAGGATTGGCACCTTGTCTCCCATATTCCAGATTTGGATCTGCAGTAA